The genome window CAACGTAACGAAGCTTTGTTGCGCCTTGCTAAATCAGGCAAGGCATTGTAGCAAACAACTCTTAGGTTGTCTAGGCaacccccccccttcccttccctgcaACAGCagcacacatagaaatagaatgaataggacAGACTTGGCACCTCttaccctggcaatttgactacTAAACTCATGGGTATATTCGTAATGTCTACCTGGTATGGTAATGCAACAATTTCCACAGTAATGTAGAATATAAATTCTAATTATATAAACTAATGTGGCTCATACAGTGAAATTTATTTTTTGTAATGTTGAGTTTAAAAAAAGACCAAGTCATATCAAGCCATATTTGATATATTAACAAACAGCTTAATCACATTTTTTTGCACCAATTTGTGAATTAGCATGGACAGGTTGCAGTATGAAATATCCCCAAGGTATGTTTGAGCAAAACACTCACTTGGTAACACCTCTATCTGTAAAACCTGTAAGCGAAATCAGTACAGGAATAAATTAACCCCCTAGAGTCGATTGACACACTGGTGCGTCAATCTAAGTTGAGTTAattcaataaataaaaatccccatcaaaatccttCTATTTGGTAGTGTCCGAACACAAACTAATGAGACCTCACTGTGGAAAGGGGAGATTCTAACGAgcacgatggtgttctccgttttgctctaggaCCCTCACAATTGTCACGGGATGCATCTGAAGGTAACCGGGTacggatttttttttttactaatggAAGTATAGTTCTTATATATACACTTCCAttcaaatatatataaagaaataTACTTCCATTCGTTTAAAAAAAGATCCGTACCGGTTGCCTTCAGATGCATTCAgctgttctttgtttctggccattttgtgcctgtaatcaaacccacaactgctgacgctccagatactcatctagtctaaagaaggccagttttattgcttctttaatcagcacagcAGTTTTAAGCTGTGctagcataattgcaaaagggttttctagttattaatttaacttttaaaatgatcaacttggtgACAATTGGCCTCTGTAtgcatatgtagatattccattaaaacaaAATGCAATTTTCAGCTACATTAGTAAAtttcaacattaacaatgtctacactgtatttttgatcaatttgatgttactttaatggacaaaacatgtgcttttgttttaaaaaacaaggacatttctaagtgaccccaaacttttgaatggtagtgtatatacagtaccattcaaaagtttaaacacacctactcattcaagggtttttctttagttttactattttctacattgtagaatagtgaagacatcaaaactatgaaataacatatggaatcatgtagtaaccaaaaaagtgttcagcaaatctaaatatatgttatatcggagattcttcaaagtagccaccctttgccttgatgacagctttgcacactcctagatttaggacagacacttcaaaaccttgtttCTTATGATACATTTTTTGGCTGTCCTTTTTGCCATTCATGAATATGCTTTTCTATGGGCTTTAGTAGTAAAGAACAAACTATAGATTTTTTTTCaaataattttttaaaaataaaataaaaatatataaccaAAGAGGTCCTAAAATTGAAAAATGTAatttgaccatcttaaaacaattccatatgtcaacttagcaccccctcctcccccaacgTCTTAGACTTTAAAGAATTAAACATAATGTAAAGAGGAAATGTCATGAAACAAGAAGAAATGAAGCAATTAGACGAAAGCCCACCGTACATGTTCATCTAAAGCAGAATAATGGTGCGTTGTGCTCGGGGCGTAAACAAACGCCATTGTCACCGACTGGATTTGCTCCTTTTCTGTTTCAATGTGCCGGTGATCCAGGACagtggtggtgtggtgggagAGGAAACTAACTAGTGTATTCTCTGGGCAATACTGTGAAATGTAGGCTGTGTTGGCTCACGTTCACACAGCTCACGGCTGTTTTGTCGAGGAGCTGGCGAGGCAATTGCCCTTCCCCATTAGAGATAACGTCCCTGTATTCACGcccgcatgcatgcacacagacacacacactgtggatTGATCAATAGCAACCTGTTGATGCCGTATCTGCCTGTTCTGTGCTGTTGTTACCTAACACCTTTtacctgagagaggagagatcacaGGCTAGAAACCCCACGGGAGAGAGAAAtctagagagagagtaaaagacgGTGGGAGAGTGAGAAAGTAGAAGAGTAAAATACTGAAggaaagagagtcagagagagagaatgctctGAGTGAGATGTTTTTGGCCAGTAAACAGATTAGTGCGAAAAGCATTGGGCGGTGTTGACGGAACAGAGTTGAGGTTCCATCATCGCTGGTAGTGGTGCCAGCCTCACTGGGACTAGATCAGATTACGATGTAAACCTCAACACTGATGCTAAACAAGAACAGGAAGTGTAACCCAGCAAAGTGGATTTTGTTTTGCATGACTGCATGCTGAAATAGTGAAGATTGGCACTACCACTGACACATTTTTCTAGATTTTCGTCCTGGGTAAAAGTTGATATCACATACACGTTTAGGGGGAAAAAAGTTCCAGAAGGGTTCTACActgtctccataggagaaccatttttggttccaggtagaaccctctgtgggaaaggttctacatggaacccaaaagggttgtacctcgaaccaaaaagggttcttcatagGGTTCCTCTAAGAGTGTACACAGGTTTGGTTGAACTGTTTCTGACATACACATGACTCCATTTGGATTGAGCAGTTGTAGGAAGTGAAGGTCACAGAGGTCATGCAAGGGGCTTGGGGTTTCAAGGACATAGGCGAAAAAATAAGGGGTTTAGCTGTAGCGTCTGTAGCATCTCCTCTATCTGCCGTTGAAAAATCTCCAGAGGACGGCctgaccatgaatgcctgataaGTCTGAAGACAGAGGGTCATTCTACCCGGGGCCTGTGGGTGGAGGTCCTTGCACCATGATGAATGCTGTGGCAGAGTGGGCAGTGGCAGTTTTTTACTCCTGGGTGGGAGGTCTGGTCAAGGGCCACATAACTGCGCTGCTTCTTAGAGGAATACTTCCCGTGCCTGGGTCCCACCACTGTAGGTGGATCCTGGCTGGCTCCTTGTTGTTGTTCCAGACGCTGGTCCACCAGAAGGCCAAACGTCCTCTGCTCTACAGGGGCCATGAGGAGAGAGCCAAGGCCCACTCGCTGCATTCCTCTTCTCCTCGTCTTGTCTGTTTGTCAAGAGTTTGCCACTGTGGGTTGTcgcttctcctcatctctctctcggcACTACAGAGCTTCTTTTTATGGAACGGTCATAGCTTGGTAAATAAACATCTTTAAAGTACATTCTAAGATAAAAAGGGTTCGGCGGCCGTCCCCAAaggagaacactttttggttccaggtagaaccctctgtggaatgggttctacatggaaccaaatgGGATTCTTTAAGGCTTCTCCTactttaaagggttctcctatggagacagccGAATGGTTTTAGACGgcaccttttttttctaagagtggagATCATTGACGGGCCTGATTGAAGTGGTCCGTCTCCCCagcgaatatatatatatatatatatatatatatatatatatatatatatatatactgtatcatgATGAGTGGCTGTGTGCTTTTCATCCGTTCACCAAGGCCTATCATCTGTCTCCAGCCAGGCCCTGTGCCTGCCTCAGCCTACCCTGTGACGGTATGTTGCCGTGAGATGTTCTCATTGTAAAAGCACATGAATAATACGAAATTGATGAAAGGGACCAAGAGATCAAGAAAAGTGAGCGCAGTGTGCTACAGTGCAAACCCTGAAGCAGCTCTGTAGAgaccctcctaccccctcctcagTGTCATGCATCAGCCCGCACATTCATTTCCCTGAATGTTGTTGACAAGCACCAGTGTTTCATCATCCCCCTCTATCTCTGCTACTGCATCTTTTTTTGGGGAGAGGGCTAAGCGTGATTTTGTTCATGTAATAAAGGAGCACACTGGGGATAaatcacctctttctctctttcgatCCCTGTATCTCACTTTTtcatctcttcccccccccccccccccccaaagatgACGCAAATGTTTCTTTGCTTTGGACCTGCTTCTGCCTGATTTTCTTTGACATTCCAGTACCACTTtattagtatattatattataaagtgATGTTTCTGACACAACTCACAGTGTCTCACAGCAATATGGGAAGCGTTAATGAAATGCAATCGTCCACAGGTTTTTAAAGGCGTCGTAGCCGTGCTCCACGCTCCTCTGAGCATATGACTAACAGCATTTCCTAGTAGAATATGGAGTTATATTAAGCTCCGTTATCTGTAGAGGGAACAGTGCGCTTAACTGATTTGGCAGGGAGAGTGTGTGAGGGAGACTATTTCATCAGCATTCAGCCCTGTTGATTGAATGACTGATGGTATGCGATTAAAGTGGAGACGGTGGCCCGGTGCAGACGTATTCTGAGGGCATCTGCAAGTAGTGGCTGAGCCTAATGGAGACAGAGTCCTGTTCAGGTCTCGGTCACAGTATTGCTGTCAGGGAACCAAAGACAAAGCATTAAAGGGGTATTCCACTTCAAAATCAAAGTCAGTCAGGTGTTTTTAGACCTTTTTTCAAAGCAGTCTAATGTCAAGATGACTATCTTTTATAAACTTTATTCATAACTATATTTTCTGACAATGCACGCATGTGGAATAGATGGGCAATGCAAAACTATACAATTGTACATTTGTTTGTGTTTAATTTTCAGAGGTGTTTCAATGTCAAAACACTCTGGGTTGTGCACACACATAGGTATACAGTTCCTGTCCCAGAGAGTGGGAGAAGGAATAGTGGATAAGACAGATTATTCAGTGTTTTTGTGTTTGCCAAGCATACAAGATACAAAGTGACTTGTCGTCATACTGTAAGTGCAGTGGGAAGTGCTAATCAGAACAATGCTATTTGATGGCAGTTGATGATGGAGGTGATGGTGTGAGATGACTCTGTAACATAACAGGGCCACTGCTGGGAGGAAATAAGTCTGAACAGTTTGCTCATATTGTGGAGCTGCTGGAGCACCGGAGCACAGGCACGGCTTTCATCATTTTATAACATCAAATCACTGTGTCTTAAAAGCACTGTCACAGCAGCACACACCTCAATCACATCTACTGGGaaaatatctctctccctcatcctctctctcattctatctctccctccttttcatACTATTTCCATGTATCCCTCtcctttttttcttctctccatTGTCTCTTTCTCCTGATCTGTCTTTTCTCTTTCCTTGCTCTTCTGGTCTCTCATATTTCATGTTGTGAGGTGTAGGGTCACAATTACAGTTGCCTTTCACCAAGGTGACAAGGGATGTTTGGTTCTGTGATTTTGTTCACTGGGAAAGTATCAAGGTCTTAGTGACTCCTAGAGAAATAAGAAAATACGTGCTGGTGGCGTCCTGGTTCCCCAATGGGCTTTGAGCTTCGGTTGAGACCAGCCGTCCTTCAATCCTTTCACAATCATATCTAAGAGCAATTTGTTTTAATAAGTAAATAGCTTCCGCTACAGAAAACCTGCTTTCATCTTAGATATTTAATTTCAGTGTCACCCGTTCAAGTGCCTGTGATTTTTGTCGTTGTAGCTGACTCGAGTAGTATGGCTCTACCTCCATGTACATCATTCAAACAACTGTAACAGCTTCGGCTTATGTGCTTTAATTGGACTCAGATCCACGATGTCCCTTTGGAAGATCGCTGATCCGGATTGTAATACGTCTCTTTGATCATAGAATCGGAACATCTGTCAGTAGATCCAGAACTTTGGTTCTCCAAATTGCAAGTTTTAGTTTTTAAAATTCTAAATGCAGTGATATTCTTCCATCTGAACTCCTTGTTGATCCATTCTGAGTCACTGGGGCGGCAgatagcttagtggttagagcgttgggtcagtaacaaaGGTTGCTGGatggaatccctgagctgacaaggtataaatctgtcattctgccccctgaacaaggcagttaacccactgttccccaggaaggtcgtcactgtaaataagaatttgttcttagctgacttgcctagtaaaaggttaattataaaaataaaaaaaatactgttGAGGTCTTTCACAAACCCAATGATCTGCTCAAACCGGCTCAAACCAACGCCTGCCTTGCAGTTGCTCAGGCATCAGATAAGTGTCACTGTGAATCGGGTTGAAAGTCCATACTTATAGGAGTTATTTTAGTGACACTGGCCTCCTTGTCCCACATAAACAACTATGCGGCTCTGACAATAGACCACTGTTGAGGAAATATTAGCATGCAGATTCCACTGTTGTTTTTTTCTACCATTTCGTCCAGTATAGTGTTTGCATTGTTCTTCAGGGAGCGCTGCACTCCATGCCCTGTGCTCCGGGAGCTAGCTAGCATGGTGGCTTCTGTCAGAGGTAATAGTTAATGTTGTAGATCTCAGCATCACCCTAATGGCCATAGTGGAAAGCAAATGGAGAAAGTTGTGAATTAGCGTGTCAGCATTGGACATTTTAAATGACAAATGACTGACCTAGGGATATGAGTACCACCCTGAATCCCACTGCTGgactgaagctaagcagggttgtaCCTGGTCGGTCCATGAAtggggagaccagatgctgctggaagtggtgttggagggcctgTAGGAGGCACTCCtttctctggtctaaaaaaatatatttcccattgcaccagggcagtgattggggacattgccctgtgtagggggCCGTCTTTCGAGTGGgatgttaaccacggtgtcctaactaaattcccaatctggccctcataccatcgtggccacctaatcatcccaaGCCTCcagttggctcattcatcccccttcctctcccttgtaactattccccagtcattgctgtaaatgagaatgtgttctcagtcaacataCCTGGTAAAATGATTCCCGTACTAGTACAGGAATGTGGAAAGTATGCCATTATCATTCCAAGAGAGCTATTGTGCTTGTGGTGGGGGTTTAGGGGATGATATGTGTGAGCTGTGTTACTTTTCTACAGTATTATAACTGTAAGGAACTTTTGCCATGGACTGAGGAGGAGACATTGTGAAACCGTTTTGATAGTCTGTAATGACCCTTGCTAACCATGTATGGTTTTCCCAGTTGCAGTAATCTCCTAGCTATGTATTTGATCTGTGTTCTAGATCTATTACAGGGCATGTCACTCAGGATCCCTTCTCTGTTGAGTTTCTCTGGCAGAAAGGGCAGGGTCTTGTCAAAGGGACTCATTGTGCAGGGCCCTTGTGCGCCATGCAGGCCCATGGTCCAATAGATAACCCTTGTTTGTTTCTGCGCAGGCCTGGATGAGGCAGATGTGAACCTGAACAATGGCTGCCCCTCTGAGAAGGCGGCGGCGGTGACTGACTCCACGGGCACTGAGGGGCCCAGCAGCTCCTGGAACGAGGCCAGCACAGCTGATGCTGACGATAGCGCCGTGCCACGCCCCCACCTGGTCCGCCTCTTCTCCCGAGATGCCCCGGGCCGCGAGGACAACACCTTCAAAGACCGCCCTTCTGAATCAGATGAGCTACAGACCATCCAAGAGCACAGCGGAGCGGGATCAGAGTGCGGTTCAGAGGATCAGGATCTAGACTAAGTTTGTTTCtttgctctcctttctctctcttaatACCCCCTTCGCTCTTACCTGAGAGACAGAACGCCACTTACAGAGATACTAGCTGCACTACCCAACCCAAACCACTGACATGGCAACTGCAAGCTCCTCTGGACTGTCTAGCCTGGGAAGGAAAAAGAAGGCCCCTGGCCTTATGGATCAAATTGGGAACTTCTTTGGAGGGGACAAGAAGAGGAAGAGCaaggtgaggaaaggagagagatttGTTTGAAAGATACACCTCTAATGTACCATGGTTCATTTTTGTGTTCAGCCTTAAGTTGAGTGACTGTCTGATTTGTGGTTTTGGCAGATTGTGAGCTGCAAGAAATTTGTCACAAGTTTTTGTTTCAATTTGCTACGATTTTACGTCTTTTTAGAAAATAAAAATCATGTGATCTACCAAAGTTTAAGACATTCACCTGAAATGTGCTTATTTGTGATTTAATGGCATTGAAAAGTTCATTTAGACACTGGATAACTGATATGGGTGTGGTTTGAGATTGGTGTAGCGCAAAGAGGCTTTGACTTAGTCTTTCGAATAATTGCTTTGTAATTGTTATTTTATCGTGGTACTATCATTAAAATTGTACATTTTATTTCAGCTAGAGCTTCAAAGCATCTGCGGTACTTATATGGTCATAAATATATCTAAAACTGGAGCCATTTTAAAGTTGTGTATCAGGTATTTTTAAGAGAGAATAATGATTCTGCTGATTTCATGGGGGAAATTTGAATAAATGTCAGCACCCTTcaatgtattttgggagagactGTTATGATTGTTAGGCTACCAATTTTCCTGATTTATTAGCTGTTTGCCATTTTAACTGTGGATGGTCCATAGTGGAGAACTATAACCTAAATGCCTTGCATGGACCTCTATCAGGTACCTCCATTGGGTACCTCCATCGGGTACCTCCATCGGGTGTCTTCGACTAGGATTCTCTCAGTCCTTCTTTACAAAGACAACTCTAGACCATAATATTGTACATAATCCAacataaataatataatataccatAGAATAGGAAAAAACATTTATCTACGCTAAACCTTATCCTATATGGGTTTGTGTAGGATTCAAGATGCTGCGTTgtgtagttggagagcaggttcAGATAATAtatgtaatttagcagacgctttcatccaaagcgatttactgtcatgcgtgcatacattttaagtatgggtggtcccgggaattgaacccactatcctgcCGTAGCAAGCACCACCTGGACCCAGATGTGTGTGGATAACTGTTGCGGTACAGTGAGAATAATGGAGCCCACATTGccttgtttgtctctctctcttgctctctctcgctctctctgtgacGTGCTAATTCTAAATCCCAAAGCCTCTCCTTGAGCTGGTGACAAgggatgtactgtagatataaatTGATATAACTAACCAGTGCACATTTCAGTCAGCTTGCCACTGTTTGTGTATCAGTTGTCAACTTTGGAAGCAGAGGAAAGTCTAACACACAACTTACTGTATATTACTACAGTTATGTGTTGAAGTTGGTACAGTGTATTGAAGAGAGAGTCCAACGCTGTTATGTTTTCCAGCTCTGTTTCAGTCCACTCTGGGGATTTGGGAGTTAGTTCCTCATTGGTTCAGAGAGGAGAATGGTAGTTTCAGATGATCATCCAATAGGTTGCAGAATGTGGTCTGACAGTCGAGCCTTATAACAACTTCAGAGAGGACAAAAATCTTATGACTTTTGCATATAATTAAATCCCAGTTTCAAAGTAATTTTAGTAGTAATTTTTTTCAGTTTCAGAATGATTTGGTTGTGGGCATTGTAGATCAGATTCTTTCACTTTTTCAACAACATTGAAATGTACTGCTGAAACAGTAGAATGAAAATGTCAGTGTTTTTGCCTGTCAAAATTGAATGAACATAATTATTGTAAAAAGAGGCAGTATTAGCTtgcttttttaaaatcaatttgtTTGAATGTCATTTTCACCGCTCTGCTCTTTCAGGAAATCGTTTTCTACATCAGAGCAGTTAGTTTATGATTAAAAGAAACATGGAAAATATG of Oncorhynchus gorbuscha isolate QuinsamMale2020 ecotype Even-year linkage group LG15, OgorEven_v1.0, whole genome shotgun sequence contains these proteins:
- the LOC123997536 gene encoding myelin basic protein-like isoform X1, which codes for MGQHLGKREPQPQSKPLSAEAEQTIEPAPIGETMAEPESQDEVFGLDEADVNLNNGCPSEKAAAVTDSTGTEGPSSSWNEASTADADDSAVPRPHLVRLFSRDAPGREDNTFKDRPSESDELQTIQEHSGAGSECGSEDQDLD
- the LOC123997536 gene encoding myelin basic protein-like isoform X2 encodes the protein MAEPESQDEVFGLDEADVNLNNGCPSEKAAAVTDSTGTEGPSSSWNEASTADADDSAVPRPHLVRLFSRDAPGREDNTFKDRPSESDELQTIQEHSGAGSECGSEDQDLD